The Paenibacillus sp. RUD330 genome has a segment encoding these proteins:
- a CDS encoding accessory Sec system translocase SecA2, whose product MNIALKWMQRINGRDDRNRLKSYQDKAELIRKRNLEAWDDRQLQAESLRLQKEARSGTPLDGLLVDAYALVCEASRRMLGLEPYEVQIMAAIALHERFLIEQHTGEGKTLSAVMPAYLNALAGAGVHVLTFNDYLANRDAAWMGPIYRFLGLTASSVQAGMSLSEKRAAYSADITYVTAKEAGFDYLRDTIAWNEADIVHRPFHCVIVDEADSLLLDEARVPLVIAGEAGSSSFDGIRFAEAARQLQEGQHYDFDEFKRNVYLNEAGSAKAESLLGCGNLYTSGNSHLLTLLNCALHVELLLKKDVDYIVRDGEIELIDEYTGRVAENRHLPDGLQTALAVKEGLQSKSGGEILGTITLQHFLSLYPKISGMTATAHASRMEFEDIYALQVVQIPPHRPNIRVDHPLRIYTHKEAKFKALVHEISSVHAAGRPILIGTSSVEESDMLAEALAAAGVACHVLNAKNDAKEAEIIAKAGEIGAVTVSTNMAGRGVDIRLGGGNSAQAEVVAELGGLYVIGTHVNESVRIDDQLRGRSGRQGDPGASVFYVSLEEELLLRFGIDKALRSHRQDEAVDKPVLRSKIAHIQRVAMGQNFHIRQELNRYSDMVEEQRRILCEERLVILKGETPMSPSERRVRLFYIDKCWADHLAYVSYLREGIHLESLADRNPIVEFHAQIIQAYEQIPAEIERESAVMLARLGGANDPGKWEELGLKSPPSTRTYIINDQYMENKRSSWGAETIFAFYLRKLMKPVLDRAYAALNKG is encoded by the coding sequence ATGAATATAGCCTTGAAATGGATGCAAAGGATCAATGGCCGCGATGACCGGAACAGACTGAAAAGCTATCAGGACAAAGCGGAGCTCATCCGAAAGCGGAATTTGGAAGCATGGGACGATCGGCAGCTTCAAGCGGAATCCCTCCGGCTGCAAAAAGAGGCCCGATCGGGCACGCCTTTGGATGGGCTGCTTGTCGATGCTTATGCGCTGGTCTGCGAGGCGTCGAGGAGAATGCTGGGATTGGAGCCGTACGAGGTCCAGATCATGGCTGCCATCGCCCTGCACGAGAGATTTTTGATCGAGCAGCATACCGGCGAAGGAAAAACGCTATCCGCCGTCATGCCTGCTTATCTGAATGCGCTGGCCGGCGCAGGCGTCCATGTGCTGACCTTCAACGATTATTTGGCGAATCGGGATGCGGCGTGGATGGGGCCGATCTATCGTTTCCTCGGGCTGACGGCAAGCTCGGTTCAAGCGGGCATGAGCCTGTCCGAGAAACGGGCAGCGTATTCCGCGGACATAACCTATGTTACGGCCAAAGAAGCGGGATTCGATTATTTGCGCGACACGATCGCATGGAACGAAGCCGATATCGTGCATCGTCCTTTCCACTGCGTCATCGTCGACGAAGCGGACTCGCTGCTGCTCGACGAGGCGCGGGTGCCGCTCGTCATCGCCGGCGAGGCGGGCTCTTCCAGCTTCGACGGCATTCGTTTCGCAGAAGCGGCCCGGCAGCTGCAGGAAGGACAGCATTACGACTTCGACGAGTTCAAGCGGAACGTTTACCTGAATGAAGCAGGCTCAGCGAAAGCGGAGTCGCTGCTGGGCTGCGGCAATTTGTACACAAGCGGCAACAGTCATTTGCTGACGTTGCTGAACTGCGCGCTGCATGTGGAGCTGTTGTTGAAGAAGGACGTCGATTACATCGTCCGGGACGGGGAAATCGAGCTGATCGACGAATATACCGGCCGGGTGGCGGAGAACAGGCATTTGCCGGATGGGCTGCAAACCGCGCTGGCGGTCAAGGAAGGGCTGCAGTCGAAATCCGGCGGTGAAATTCTGGGGACGATAACCCTGCAGCATTTCCTCAGCCTGTATCCGAAAATCAGCGGAATGACGGCTACCGCGCACGCTTCCCGCATGGAATTCGAAGACATTTATGCGCTGCAGGTCGTGCAAATACCGCCGCATCGGCCAAACATACGGGTTGACCATCCGCTCCGGATCTATACCCATAAAGAAGCCAAATTCAAGGCGCTTGTACATGAAATCTCGTCCGTCCATGCGGCGGGACGTCCCATTCTCATCGGTACGTCGAGCGTCGAGGAGTCAGATATGCTGGCGGAGGCGCTGGCGGCTGCCGGCGTGGCCTGCCATGTTCTGAACGCGAAAAACGACGCGAAGGAAGCCGAGATCATCGCCAAGGCGGGCGAAATCGGCGCCGTGACGGTATCGACGAATATGGCGGGACGCGGCGTCGACATTCGGCTCGGCGGCGGCAATTCCGCGCAAGCAGAGGTTGTCGCCGAACTGGGCGGATTGTACGTGATCGGCACGCATGTGAACGAAAGCGTGCGGATCGACGACCAGCTGCGCGGGCGCTCCGGCCGTCAAGGCGACCCGGGAGCTTCCGTATTTTACGTGAGCTTGGAGGAAGAGCTGCTGCTTCGGTTCGGCATCGATAAAGCGTTGCGCAGCCATAGGCAGGATGAGGCTGTCGACAAGCCGGTGCTCCGCAGCAAAATCGCGCATATTCAGCGCGTTGCCATGGGACAGAACTTCCATATCCGCCAGGAACTGAACCGTTATTCGGATATGGTGGAGGAACAGAGGCGTATCCTATGCGAGGAGCGGCTCGTCATTTTGAAAGGCGAGACGCCGATGAGCCCTTCGGAGCGGCGGGTCCGGCTTTTTTATATCGACAAGTGCTGGGCCGACCATCTGGCTTACGTTTCTTACCTTCGCGAAGGCATCCATTTGGAGAGCCTAGCCGACCGCAATCCAATCGTCGAATTTCATGCTCAAATCATCCAAGCCTACGAGCAGATTCCGGCTGAAATAGAGAGAGAGTCGGCTGTTATGCTCGCAAGGCTGGGCGGGGCGAACGATCCGGGAAAGTGGGAAGAGCTCGGGCTGAAGAGCCCTCCTTCCACTCGGACTTATATCATCAACGATCAATACATGGAGAACAAGCGCAGCTCGTGGGGAGCGGAAACAATATTCGCTTTTTATCTTCGCAAGCTGATGAAGCCGGTATTGGACCGGGCATACGCCGCGCTGAACAAAGGCTGA
- a CDS encoding glycosyltransferase, protein MTKVGLVMRKIQFAEAQGPRIYAERLKELSRELGVEIVFVMPERHVSDYDQAPGYEYEKGDLVNYDLVLEQLERQKIERVIYTVSGFTYLKMFVDKCVLFPHSYPHPDLTGYEMMKPFYSIVDKAVVHTDYLKGLFKTDYGVTDVDVIPIGFEGDLARKHYDPDAVIGNRILWIGRDEPNRRPELPIEYARRNPDKDVVMVMGGQRYRESMKRYDIPPNVTLHFALSRADIFGLMNSSKVYWSSSVFDTFSMPLAEAMAMGKLVVKPDHPCYGHISSTHTFAGNERNWFELLNMAAASPLKVSADNRGYAFEHFSDRIMREGYERFYAGWL, encoded by the coding sequence ATGACCAAAGTAGGGCTAGTCATGAGAAAAATCCAGTTCGCCGAAGCGCAAGGCCCCCGCATCTATGCCGAAAGGCTGAAGGAGCTCAGCCGCGAGCTCGGCGTGGAGATCGTCTTTGTCATGCCGGAGCGCCATGTCAGCGATTACGATCAGGCTCCCGGCTACGAATACGAGAAGGGCGATCTCGTCAATTACGATCTCGTGCTGGAGCAGCTGGAACGGCAGAAGATCGAGCGGGTCATCTATACCGTATCCGGCTTCACATACCTCAAGATGTTCGTGGACAAATGCGTGCTGTTTCCCCATTCCTACCCGCATCCGGACTTGACCGGCTACGAGATGATGAAGCCGTTCTACTCGATTGTGGACAAGGCCGTCGTCCATACGGATTATCTCAAGGGACTGTTCAAGACCGACTACGGCGTCACCGATGTGGACGTCATTCCGATCGGCTTCGAGGGCGATCTCGCCCGCAAGCATTATGATCCGGATGCCGTCATCGGCAACCGCATCCTCTGGATCGGCCGGGACGAGCCCAACCGCAGGCCGGAGCTGCCGATCGAATATGCCCGCCGCAACCCGGACAAGGATGTCGTCATGGTCATGGGCGGCCAGCGCTATCGGGAAAGCATGAAGCGCTACGACATCCCTCCCAATGTCACGCTGCATTTCGCGCTGTCGCGCGCAGACATCTTCGGGCTGATGAACTCGTCCAAAGTGTACTGGAGCTCCAGCGTCTTCGATACGTTCTCCATGCCGCTGGCCGAAGCGATGGCGATGGGCAAGCTCGTCGTGAAGCCGGATCATCCTTGCTATGGCCATATCTCCTCCACGCACACTTTCGCCGGCAACGAGCGCAACTGGTTCGAGCTGCTGAACATGGCGGCCGCTTCCCCGCTCAAGGTTTCCGCCGACAACCGCGGTTATGCCTTCGAGCATTTCTCGGACCGGATCATGAGAGAAGGCTACGAGCGGTTTTATGCCGGCTGGCTGTAG